From the genome of Oxyura jamaicensis isolate SHBP4307 breed ruddy duck chromosome 2, BPBGC_Ojam_1.0, whole genome shotgun sequence:
GTACCATCAGACTTAAGAAAGAAGAAGCAAGAcacttctttgtttctttcttttctctgtctcagTCTTGGGCAGTTAGAGGCAAGACAGCTTAAGGCACAAAATCTGAACCAGCACATTGGGATGGTATAAGGCTTTGTCTCTTCTTTAGTAACAGGCTGAGATTGGTGCCATCAAGTTTGTGGTTTTGTCAAAGGAAGCCCACAAGACCCCACTTGGAGGAAAGGAGAGCCACCAATGTGGTAGCTGTTTTATATTGCTCTAGTTTGTGGCTTGGAAGAGGGAAAGGTGTAAGGTATTTATCCAGAGGGCTGTATGGGATGACCCAGACCAAGGGTAGGTCTGTGTGactgctggaggaaaacaagTGTGGGCAAAATACTACTGTGAAGCAGATGGGCAGTGGCGGTGTGTCAGACCACAGAGAGTCAGTAGCAGAGTTTCTGAAAGGAAGGGACTCTTCCCCTGATTCCTCTTCTCCCATTTTTAATGGTAATTTATAAAGATGCGAAGGCAAGCTCTCTCTATCACTTGGATCAGGATTCAGTGTCCTGTCGGTGTCTTTCTCATCTGTCATGGAAGAGAGTGCGccctcttattttttattagagaaGACTGCTACTTTCTGCCTGTTCATGGTAGCTCATTATCTATACAAGTGCAATTAACTTATCAAAAGGAAGACTGAAACTGGATGTCTGTTTTGGGTAATACAGGGTATATGGGGTTGTGATCTGATGTATGAGTTCCAGATGCTGTATGTGGTTTCTTGAGCTGCATGCAAAGGTTGTTGGATCTGTAGCAGCTCTTTTTTCCTTGACAGCATGAAGGGAGGCACAGcaaataatgataaataaacATGCAAGTAGGAGCCTCTCTTTCTTCACCCTTTCACTTTTCTCACAGACTTTTGTCCTTGGTGTGATCCCGCTAAGTGGAGTTGGCCAAAGGCACTCTCCCTACAATGCCATGCAAACTAAAAGGGCCTTGAAATAGAACTTAGTGTGGGACGCAGGGGGAGAGGATTTGAGGACTGTATGGGACCTATTATGGAGTGCTTTAAATGGATATGGGAATATACAAAAATTATTATGGGTGTTTAGGGGAAGGTAGCGAGTGCTAGCAAAATTCAAGCTGGACTAGCTGGTGAGTAGGATAAGAGGTCTGAGTACCAGCAACTGTACCAGGACCTCAGACTATGGGGAGCTTGTAGGTTCAGATGCTTGCAACTGGAGGAGACCAGACAGTGTGGGACCAGTTATTGGAATGACACGTATGGTGTGTGCATATTCCGCTAGTGGCCTTCAGTGGCATCTAGAGGAGAGGAACAGGATTGAACCTCTGAGAGAGGTATTCCCTTGGATCTCAGAGCCTACCAGGTTCAGTGATCTCTAACAGGAGTGAGCAGCTCCACTCTCTGAGTAAGTCAGTCTGCTTGGCAGCCAGGCTCTGTAGTGGCTCCCCCTCAAGTGAGACACTGCAGGATTGTCTTCTGCAGGACAGCACTTGGAAAGACCCCAGAAATTCATGAAGTACTGCAAAAGCAAGAATGTGAATGCAAGTGGTGAATAATGACAACTTAAATAGTGCTGATTTATAATTAGCCATGTTGATTAATAATGATTGAAATCTGATGTAGAGGGTTCAAGAAGATGATGGATTCCTGTACTCTGCTTGAATATCATGTTTGCAGCAATGAATAgtcccagcagcaccacagtTGCATGTCTACTCTAGTAATGTTGCAATTGCCTGTCCTTGAGGAAATGCGAGGGCTGGCGAATGTGCTACAGAGACACCCAATTTCACAAAACCAGCTCGACTACAGCTGGGCTGCTCACAATAATACCAGGTGCAGCAGTGCCCAGGGAGAGGTGGGAGAGATTGTCAGAGAGAAATAGGAAGCAGTCACagcatgctgctctgctggctttcTGATGTTGGGCTGTCATTTGCTGCTTGACCTCTTCTGGGCTGGCAGAGAGTAGGATGCTACTCTTGCTACTGTGTCCACAGTATAAAGCAGCACATGTGCGGCTTTGAAGTCCCCTATTTAAAGTACATAGCGGGGAACACCCGCTACAGCTTTAACTGATAAAAACTAGACAGCAAATTGATAGGGGTGGTCGCCACATATATGTGTAAaactttgtatttataaaaatccttaaacataaatgaaaatattttaaagaagcaaatAGCATGAGAAGTATTTCTAGGCATTTCTGCAGGTCTCTGCTCTATGAAACAGTTGTGTTTGTATATTCAATAGCATTTCATCCTGTATTTTTGACTGTTGTGGGAGCCACTGATATGAGCAGTAGAACTGTTTAAAAGGTGTTATGTGAATAGTTATGCTGTGGTATACATTGATCTATTTTCAACAGCAAAGCCTGTCAGGGATGTTCTTTTATATTCCCTAATGGATATTCATAGTTGAAAAAATTTGATCttatttatttggtatttgcttcttgtaaaaaaaaaaaaaaaaaaaaaagctcaacaCTTTCAGGGGGAATAAAACGATAAATTTCTTTTAActtatttcaaatggaaaaaaatcttacttttctTTAACAAGCTCTTCTGAGATAACCATACAGGGTCTCTGAAGGAATATTCTCACATCATAAATTATGCAGTCCTATATATCAGTGTTAGAGAAGAATCATCACTTCAGTGAATGAAACATGAATAGGCAAAGATATGAGGGTGAATATATGAAGTTTGTATAAATTAATACAGTGTCTGATACTCTCAGCTGAATAACATTGTATCAGAAGTGAATTTTAGCCAATATTCTGACCTTCCTTGTGTGCCAGGTGCAGATGTACTGCTCTGTCTTGCAGTTCTCAGTACACGTGTTGTGCTTTTCTGCCTGCATCAGCAGTTTGGTGATAGCCAGCTCCACCCCGGGTTTAGCAATGGAGAAAATTGGCCTGCTGGGCTCTGTGTCAAATGCTTGTAGTCCCAGTCTTGGAGCAAATCCCTACTCAGATACAGCAGATTTCCAGCTGAGGAGTATAGCAAATGGATGCGTTTAAGAAACCCTTGTGAATAAAATAACTCAGTAGTTAGATAGGGAAGGATATTTGAGAAGAGCTATAAGAAAGACAATTACTGAGTTTGATTATGTGTGGTCAAAGAGCAGAAGCAAGTGTCTTGGTGATTAAACTGAGGCACAAACTGCAAGTGGTTATTCTTTAGCTTGTCTCAAATCATGTGCAATGATTTAGATCTTGAAGGCCCTGTGCACAAAGGTTTTGGgcaccagctgctccagctggaggCAGTGGCAGCTGGCAGTGCTCTTTGGAAAATTGCCATAGAAAATTACAGGCTGTTTTTAAAACCTGCTCTTTGGGTGTGCATTCTTTGATCCACCGAGGTCATGGTATGCTGGCCAGCAGCAcaaaattgctttctttcaaatgaaGTGGCACCTCTAGATATTCTCTGTGCTGTTTATAGTGGGGTTTTGTTTATTCCTGATAACTTTAAACTATCAAGAACACTGCTGTCCTCTATCTTAAGGCAGTAGTTTTATGCCTTTCACAACATGGACATCTGCATGTTGATTTTAAGCCTGCTGATtgccattttgcttttcttacttGTTTCTTGTAGgttctttaaaaacagtacACAGAATGCCTGGGGTCCACATCCCTAGGGTTGAAAGGCACTGCTTTAGAAATCACGGCTACAGCAGCACTGCCCCAAAACATGACTGGGCAGACAGTGGGCTTTTCTTGTCTAGAGGAACTCTGCACTGTTGGAAGTATCTTGTCTGTTTAGTGCACTATGCCTTTTACTTAAGAAAAAGAGTGTCTTTGGAGCAATGTCATTGTATCTGACCCATTACAGGTTTTGGGTACAATTGCCCCTATGCactcccttctctctccttgcTCCTCACACTCTAAACCACTGGATTCAGCTTGGACAAGGTGAGTTACCTCTAGTGTTTCCTCTGCTAGCAAGGATCCATTCATAGTGCAAACTGACCTAacgtagaatcatagaatggtttgtgttggaagggaccttaaactCCAtgcagttccaaccccctgccatgggcagggacacctcccaccacaccaggttgcccaaagctccatccagcctggccttgaacacctccagggatggggcatccacagcttctctggacgACCTGTTCTAGTGCTTCACCATCctcataataaataatttcttcctgattATCTTAATTTTCATCATGGTTatcttctattttctctcttatgATTAGACATGTTACTTGATATGCGGAGCTGTAGAGTTCTTGTATTTAGTGTTTTAAAGGTTTAATGATAAAAATTGCCCATTTCCTGTGAACAGGTGGCTTCCGATGCCTTGGAATTGCTGAGAAAGATGCTGCTTTGGGATTGTGTGGAGaggaatatttctttaataaggAAATGCAGGAATGCCAGGCGTGTTTGAAATGTGAAGATGGAATGGTGGCTGTGCCTTGCTCCACTGTCAGTGACACAGTTTGCTCAGCAACCAGTGAAAACAAGCTCTCGGAGTCTTGGGCTGCAAACATCATTTTACCATCTGTAAAGTCTGGCATCTCTCAGGTCTACTCTGGTTTGAACTTGAAGATAAGGGAAAAGCTTCACCGTGAAATCCTATCCATTGAAGATACCAGCCTGGTATTCAGGCAACATGGTCTGTTGTGGACTGACCTAAATTTTGCAGTAAAACATAACTGCAGGAATTTTTTGCAACTTTCCTTAAAGCTAAATGGCAGTGAGGAAGGCTACGAACTGAGTGGTGTTCGCATTGAAcaaccagaaggaaaatatttccagagcACCAGTTTAAGCAGTGCTGCTGAAGTGGAACCCAGCCAAactctttctgtgtttttaaggAGCCCAAATCAGTTCTGCAATCAAAGTAAAGACTTACATATTTATGATCTTAACACACCACtaagtttgttttggttgtCTCATGACACGGGTGCTGTGGCAATCAGTGCACAGATGTCAACAGCAATGCATTACCAAACCAACTATCGACctacctttaaaataatttctgtttccGACCCTTACATGCTAAGTTTATCTCATGATGGCAGAGCTATAAAGTTCACTGAAACCGGTGTTGTCAAATTTGTGTTCCACCAAGCATTGTATTCCATGGGCCATACGTGTGTCCGGGAGGGTTTCTCCTTAATTTCTTATATAAACAGGAATGGCACCAACAGAGAATTAATGAATGTATTTAAATCTGGGGTAAACTACAGAGACACATCGATATCTGCTTCTGGGGCCACAAAAGTTGCTGCTGGAGATCTGATTAGTTTTGAGATACTTTCTCCTGCACAATGTAATGTTCGGTATTTTGGAGATAGTTCTGGAATTAGTATTTTTAGTCTCATCTGGATACCTTCAGCAGTTTCTAGTGCCATATCAGCCACAGTTTCTGTTACAGGTCTGCCTACTGGAGCTGTGAGAAACAAATTACTAGATTTCACTCAGGTCTCATCCAGTGAGAAACAGATACAGCTGGTTTCTTCTGGACAGCTTGCTCAGAAGTacttcatttttactgaaaaggGAGTTGCCAGCCTTGCATTTAACTTAAAGCTAATCCATTCATGCAATGTGCTTAAAGTCACTCTCAACCGGTTGACCATGGATCACATGCAACCCACAGCAATTGCTCAGCAGATTGGAGGTCAGATGCCAGAGGGAAGCATATGGACCAGTGTGTCCCTCCGAGCATCCTTTGAAGTACATAACGGAACGCTGATATCAGTTTCTCTTGACTGTGTGCGTGGAAGGATCAATCAGATCACTCATGAACATGGAACCAGTATATCTATTTTATGGATTTCATCTTAATTTCTGTACAGTGGTGTTAGCCCAGAACTGGGGTTTAAATTGGATTTGGATTCTGCTCTAATTCAATGTCTGTATTTGACACCTTACTGTGTGTTGACATGAACATACCGTCCCACTAAAATGCTCTCAATTTTAggaatatttaaagataatctTAATTAAATGagcagtatttaaagaaaagagagctTCCATTGTTCCAAGATAGTACTTCTGTTACCATCTTCAGGCAGGGGAACCACGAATTCAGctcaaacttatttttaaaaaagctgtcTTTTAAAATCGTTTATTTCTGGACCACAAAAATTGCAGGTGAGGGTAAATGCATACCTTTTAGTGCTGGAActgaaagcagcacagccaaGTAATGGAAACCTGCTTTCACTTTTTCCACTGCAGCAGCCTAACAAGAAGACTAAATGCACTTTGAAGCTAATTTGTCTACATCTTATAAAATGTTGTGCTTTCTGTAAGTGCCTCAAACATGCCATAGGCTAGAAGCGATAGTATGTTAAACATTCAAGTACACATGCGCAATATTCTTGAAGTGGACCTAGGTCAAAATAGAACattgtttttacaaaatacaataaCTGTTCTAAACAAAATCATTGGAACTAATGGTcgttttaatttaatttggaaattgtctgcttttaagtatttttttttttttttgccagtgaaAGGTTGCATGAGAAGGAATGAAGTATGAAACAAATGTCttagaaattaaactttttgaattaaacaaatatttattcaatttattataaatgacaaaatattttcatgaccAAAAAGGAACACCATTCacaagcatatttattttgctgaatgcttatttttaaaagttcttttgGGGGGGTTAAATCACTCAGATAattctaaaaagaaacagtGTATTCAATGACACTGATTTTTGTCTTCTACCAACTCTTCAATCAAACTGCTCTATCTGATCGGTGAAGAgcatttcctctcattttctcctttctccatcaATACTGCTTCACTCTCCATTCTTATCTCTTTTGTTAGGAGCAAATAGCATGCTCTGGCATCCAGCTCGACTCCTCCAGACATCCCTCAGCGTTCCTACTAAAGAGTGGGTGTTTGTATGTCACATGTAATTATGGGAGAGGGACATTAAATGAAGCCCTCACAGGCTGCCTCACATCAACCTTCTTGAAAGCAAGACTACTGTGCATGATACAGCTTTATTGTAGGTGCCAGCCTGAGCATGTATGTCTAAATACATGCTCTTTCCTGTGCACTTCACCTATTCTAGAGTTTGTTAGaattttctgtaaaagtaaGAACCTGAGCACTAGACTTCTGTCTGCTGGTTCGATTTTTACTTGTGATTTTCTAATTCTGTCATTACCACCTGTGGTTACCTTTCCctcatcctttttctttggGTTTACATTCAAAGATGTGCAGGCTTTGGACAGATTGTTCTCCTGTTCTGAACAGACAATACtggttttccttgctttcagcTGTAAGGTCCAAGCAGCCCATCACTAGATACCTCACTGGATGCTGTGTTGAGGCCAGCATAACTTTGCAAACCACAGTAAGTTCAGTCCTGGTGTCATGGAATTCTGTGACAGAGGGCTTCGTGCCTTTGTCATTCATTCTTTCGGAGACATAAGGAAGGATGGATTAAAACTGATACTGAAAATGTTCAACATTTGCaaaatactgttattattaCAGATTATATTTGGTATTGATAAAGGAAGACTTCTGGGATTAAAGTGCTTGAAGTGCCTTACTAAAGAACAGAGCagtttttctgatttctttacCCTGGGAGTCTAGTGAGACTGAACAAAGATTAAATACCAAAGGGGTTTTAGTTTTCTGATCTGCCTGGCTGCTTAGTAAGGCAAACTAATCAAATCATTCCTAGGAGGTATCAAAATCATCACATCTTCTCTAACAAACCCAATCCTATGAAGAGGTGATTTTGTGAGGAGTGGGTCAAAGGGCTTCTTCCTCTCAGAAGGCAGCTCGTTGCTGTATAAGGGACACGTGCTGTAAGAGatgctctgcagaaagcaggccaaggtatttctaaaataaaactccAGCAGAAGACAATGTGAGAGAAGGCTTGAAATTATATgcttatatttttgtttcagaagaagTTAAGAAAGTCACTTTCTCACAGACATAAccccttatttttctttgctgctttgccATATGCAGTTGTTTCAAAGGCTGTCAGCCCCCAATATAATGAAAACTTAAGAGTCATTCTTGATTTAAACCTGTGTAGCAGATAATCAGAATCTGATGCTAGACGTAATCTATTACATCTTCAGCAAAGTGCAGTTGTTACTTGAATATAATAATCATTTGCCTATATATAGCATGTAACAAATCTAATGGCATGATTTCTATGTATATGTTTGATATGGGTGGCCAGTGGAATTGCTTGAATAAGGAAGAGACTGATGCTCAGTTCCTGTATTATACACACATTGGTGGTACTTGCATTTAAATTCACCATTTTAAAGGATGCAGAAACTACCAGGGAGGTACAAGTGAACATTATTACAGCTAAGAGAGATTTCAGAGTATGGATTCTTAAATGCAGTAAATCTTTTCTGAGGATTCTTGGAGGAGTGGCCATAACTGCCCTTAAAGAGTAGATTTTTAGATACACAAGGGAAGACATGCAGTATATTGGACCCATCTTGTAAATGGTAATGCATCTAATATGGTTTTGCTATTGTTATTTGTGATAAGGTACCcacatgatgaaaaaaaataatcttactaAATACATAGTATTAATTGCAATTTACAGCAAGCTTAGCCTTATTTCAAGCAAGAAAAGATTGTTTATTTGATCCTAATTTTCATCTCTCCCTTGAAAAAGAGAAGCCTGAATCCGGAGCCACTTGCTGACCTTGATTACAGTAACATGAATTTGGAGCAAATGCGCTTGAATCAGTGTTGATTTATGGTAGTCTAACTAACAGCACAGTATATAGCCTTTGTCTCTATGAAAATGATATATATTACCTCATACCATGCAACGTTAAGTGGTGTACTACGATCCTGAGTAAGATAAAGTTCAAAAGGAATCAGACAATTTACAATGAATGCTCATTTTATGGCACTTATCCCATTTGCTGTAATTAATTGCATGCTTTATTCTTGACAGGTATATCctattaattatatttacagCTTTGATCTTTTTTATTCGTTTTCataccatttctttcttttagtaGCACAATATAATGCTGTGAAGtacagaattcattttaaaactttctgttGCATCTTTTAATACCATGTTTATGATTATGCTTAAAACCCTGGAGACAGTCTCCCCACCCCTTGCTTACAGACAGAGTTTCTAATGGGATTACTTATAAAGTAAGGTCTTGTAGAGGAAGTATGAGGCTAGCAAAATCCAGTCAAACAGAGGGAAATAATACATCTAGATAGTCAGGTGCTTATTTCACTTATGTGATGCAGGTACCTGCAGCAACAGGTGGTTATGAAAAACTTGACCAttacaggaggaaaataatttaggtTGAAAAGTGCTGCCATTGTGAGAGGATAAAGGATCTGGTTTACAAAAAACAGCATCATTTtgtattatgaaatattttgtaaattcaAAGATTTtacctgaatatttttaatttcctgtacATTTTTACACTTTCTACGAAGTCAAAACTGGGCAGAATATGTTAagtctattttaatttaatattttggaTGATTGCTTTGTTCTGTGGTCTCTGCAGATTGCAGTACACTGTGAAAACTACACTAGTTTCAAGTGGTGCTTTTTAAGAAATTTcctattttgaaatattaccttgtgttaaaaatactatttagaCACTTACCTCTGTTAATATTATATTGTAATATGTTTTAAGagaactttactgaaataaataaaacaataagaCTTCTTTGGTGCCATTGCAGTTTTTACTACTGACTTTGGAGACAGGATTTCATGTTATCTGAGTTAGTTTGCTAAAGTGACTTTAAACAAGAACAGCAATAATGCATGTTTCTAGAGATCATccactttactttttttctgttcccactGTTCCCATCTGAGAAGATGAAAATTGCATTTGATGGTACTACACCAATAAATACTTGTATCAGAAAAGCAGTACAGCTCATCTTGGTCCGTCGCAACCACCATTAGCAATGCAGAGATGAGAAGTGAGAATACAGTATGTTAAAGGAGAATTGTGTACTGCCTTGGTACTTCACAGGCTCTGTCGTTTATGGGAAATTTAACAGCATTGTGTGGGGTTGTTCTGATCAATAAGATTGGGTGCACCTGCAGCAAGTTTGCTGCTGACACCAAGCTGTTTGGTGTACTTGAcacagaggagggaagggatggcatccagagggacctggacaggcctgagaggtgggcctgtgagAACCTcttgaggttcaacaaggccaagtgtaAGGCCCTGCCGCTGGGCTGGTGCAgccccaagcacaaatacaggctgggcagagaatggattgagggcagccctgaggagaaggacctgggggtgttggttgacgagaagctcgacatgagccagcaaggTGTGCTTGCAGACCAGAAAGCCAACTGGATCTGGGACTGCGCCAAaggcagcgtggccagcaggggagggagggcattctgcccctctgctctgctctcgtgagatcccacctggagtgctgcgttcagctctggggcccccagcacaagaaggatgtggagctgttagagtgggtccagaggagggccacgagggTGATCAGAGGCTGAAGCAACTCCTCTGTGAAGACagactgagggagctgggttgttcagcctggagaagagaaggccccagggagaccctacagcggcctgccagtacctaaagggggctacaggaaagctggggagggactctgtccGGGGGTGTATTGAAAGGACAAGGGGCgtctttaaacagaaaaagtgtaggtttagattagattacatataaggaggaaattacTGtgccaggttgcccagagaagctgtggatgccccatccctggagatgttcaaggtcaggctggatggggctttgggcaacctggtctggtgggaggtgtccctgcccatggcttggaactggatgggctttaaggttcctcccaacccaaaccatcctatgatctatctatctatctatgcATGTGATTCATGGACTAGCTCTTGCTGCATGAAAGCAGAATGACCACAAAAGAGGAATTCAAGAATCTCTTGTTTGCATTAAATAATTGAATAGTTATTGCTGAAACTTGGTTTCTTGGCCAGCTGCATTTTGCATAGCTTTCTTGAGTCCTTCCTTGGAGCTCTGCAGTCCTGTTGTGACCTGCAGGATTGTGTCTTTTGTTTACGGGCTCTTTAGAAGAGGAACTTAACATTCTCCCAGACAGTCTAGTGCAGTCTTATCAAACGGCATCTCTTGAAAGTAGCCTTAAAAGGCTGGATGTAATTTCCTCACTAAACAGGTGCTAATGCCTGGTTTTAGAAAAAGCTTGAAGTAAAAGCCtttcatgtttatatatatatatccttgggttaaatataattttctttaaaaggcaaCTAT
Proteins encoded in this window:
- the LOC118162876 gene encoding uncharacterized protein LOC118162876 isoform X1; this encodes MPGRRRWWARCWLGVCLSLLGAGGCSGGGGGSEPCRLPPCGGEAAPPPCRGARCGARAGRPARSFPHTATPLRAPQGKAQPPAARGGPPEACPAGGCSANGTRRDCQGLECRLPPRLRPRPRGTAGCAASTAEGCPEPALLRAAERAAQFAGDDFAYGGPELGGGGALGVQLACDVKPGENEVPSEDALILQLHLAKGHEKFTEMLKSQQQIIVDLQQKLAEQQHILVSQQKEILEQQRKMYEQMDLIKVQYGMLFDTVKQMSFQSLQEDIQNYFESHLQGLQNQVRNHLQKSYSVHKVEVDAKVINVGESLLDCGLCESDEFCNFQKTPSQCEKCTLCPAGFFQMAECSANSDRICQDRDECTESPSICGERIKCLNTPGGFRCLGIAEKDAALGLCGEEYFFNKEMQECQACLKCEDGMVAVPCSTVSDTVCSATSENKLSESWAANIILPSVKSGISQVYSGLNLKIREKLHREILSIEDTSLVFRQHGLLWTDLNFAVKHNCRNFLQLSLKLNGSEEGYELSGVRIEQPEGKYFQSTSLSSAAEVEPSQTLSVFLRSPNQFCNQSKDLHIYDLNTPLSLFWLSHDTGAVAISAQMSTAMHYQTNYRPTFKIISVSDPYMLSLSHDGRAIKFTETGVVKFVFHQALYSMGHTCVREGFSLISYINRNGTNRELMNVFKSGVNYRDTSISASGATKVAAGDLISFEILSPAQCNVRYFGDSSGISIFSLIWIPSAVSSAISATVSVTGLPTGAVRNKLLDFTQVSSSEKQIQLVSSGQLAQKYFIFTEKGVASLAFNLKLIHSCNVLKVTLNRLTMDHMQPTAIAQQIGGQMPEGSIWTSVSLRASFEVHNGTLISVSLDCVRGRINQITHEHGTSISILWISS
- the LOC118162876 gene encoding uncharacterized protein LOC118162876 isoform X2: MPGRRRWWARCWLGVCLSLLGAGGCSGGGGGSEPCRLPPCGGEAAPPPCRGARCGARAGRPARSFPHTATPLRAPQGKAQPPAARGGPPEACPAGGCSANGTRRDCQGLECRLPPRLRPRPRGTAGCAASTAEGCPEPALLRAAERAAQFAGDDFAYGGPELGGGGALGVQLACDVKPGENEVPSEDALILQLHLAKGHEKFTEMLKSQQQIIVDLQQKLAEQQHILVSQQKEILEQQRKMYEQMDLIKVQYGMLFDTVKQMSFQSLQEDIQNYFESHLQGLQNQDRDECTESPSICGERIKCLNTPGGFRCLGIAEKDAALGLCGEEYFFNKEMQECQACLKCEDGMVAVPCSTVSDTVCSATSENKLSESWAANIILPSVKSGISQVYSGLNLKIREKLHREILSIEDTSLVFRQHGLLWTDLNFAVKHNCRNFLQLSLKLNGSEEGYELSGVRIEQPEGKYFQSTSLSSAAEVEPSQTLSVFLRSPNQFCNQSKDLHIYDLNTPLSLFWLSHDTGAVAISAQMSTAMHYQTNYRPTFKIISVSDPYMLSLSHDGRAIKFTETGVVKFVFHQALYSMGHTCVREGFSLISYINRNGTNRELMNVFKSGVNYRDTSISASGATKVAAGDLISFEILSPAQCNVRYFGDSSGISIFSLIWIPSAVSSAISATVSVTGLPTGAVRNKLLDFTQVSSSEKQIQLVSSGQLAQKYFIFTEKGVASLAFNLKLIHSCNVLKVTLNRLTMDHMQPTAIAQQIGGQMPEGSIWTSVSLRASFEVHNGTLISVSLDCVRGRINQITHEHGTSISILWISS